Genomic window (Nitrospirales bacterium LBB_01):
GCCCAGGGTTAAAAGAGGTCTGTGTAGCTATAGGGATTCCTCCTATGCTTCATCTGGGATCCTGTGTTGATAACTCCAGAATTTTAACCATTATGACCCAAATGACGGAGGAGGGAGGTCTGGGAGACGATATCTGTGATCTGCCAGCCATCGGTATTGCTCCTGAGTGGATGAGCGAAAAGGCTCTTGCCATTGGGGTTTACTTTGTTGCCTCTGGAGCACACATAATATTTGGCTCGGAAAGTCCAGTTGAGGCAAGTCCTATAGTTCAGGCGATAAAACATGATCTGTGGTTTAAGAGAGTGGGCGCAAAGCTTGAATTTATTCCTGATGCAAGGGATATTCTTGTTGCCTCGCTTGCCGCAATAGACGCTAAACGAGACGCTCTTAAACTGAAAAAGTACGAGCCAGGAAAGTTTGGCGCGGAAAGAGTGCTGATGACTATGGAAGACAGACGGAAGCTCGAAAAAGAGACGGCAAAAAAATAGCCCTTTAGGAGGGGAAATGGATATAGAAAATATAAATGTTAAATCATCAATCGGTGTGATAGGCACTATCATCACAACCAGTGAGAGCAGGCGGGGAATACTAATTCCCACCCTCCATAAGATGCAGTCGGAAAACGGCTACCTGCCCGGGGATTTACTGAGACTGCTCTCTAAGAAGTTAAGCATTCCGCTTGCTGAGATCTACAGTGTAGCGAGTTTCTACAAGCAATTTCATTTTACCCCGCGAGGGAAAAATATAGTCAGAGTGTGCACAGGCACGGCTTGCCATGTAAGGGGAGCCTCAAAAGTGGTGCACGCACTTCAGGACAAGTTTAACATAAGCCCAGGTGAAACCACCGAGGATTTAAAGCTGACTCTGGAAACCGTGGGCTGTGTGGGGTGCTGCGGGCTTGCTCCCGTGGTTACGGTTAATGAGGGCGTGGTCGGTGCCGTTGGGCCAAAGAAGCTAAAAGGATTAATTCACGATATAGAACAAGAGGGTGAAGATCATGGAAAAAGTTAAGAGCTTTGAGGCTTTTAAAAACCTTCAACTGCTCCTCAAAGAGGAAACTTTTAAAGAGGATGTTCCACGCCTTCGCACCTGTACAGGCACGGCTTGTATGGCTATGGGGGCGGAAAGTGTCATTCATAAGGTGGAGGATGAGGCTGCACATTCCGGCAAACACGTTGACATAGTTAAGACCGGCTGTCAGGGATTCTGTCAACAGGGGCCGGTTATGAAAGCAGAGCCTTACGGCTACTACTACAAGCAGGTTAGAGCGGCGGATGCTCACGACATAGTTGTCACCACGTTTTCAGGCGGTTTTCCGGTAAGGAATCTGCTCTACAGAGATGACATACTAAGTGAACCAAAAGAGATAATGGAGACATTGCCGTTTTATAAAAAGCAGATGCGTATTGCGCTTCACAACAATGGGCTTATTGACCCTCGTAACATAAACCACTACATAGCGGTGGGAGGTTATGCAGCACTGGTAAAGGCTCTTGAGAGCATGACTCCTGATCAGGTGCTTGAAGAGGTGGATAAGGCTAATCTCAGAGGGCGTGGCGGCGCCGGATTTCCTGCAGGTAAGAAGTGGAAACACACAAAGGGCGCAAAAAGTAAAATAAAATTGGTAATAGCTAATGGTGATGAGGGAGACCCCGGAGCGTTTATGGATCGCTCCATAATGGAGGGCGACCCGCACGGTTTGATAGAGGGAATGCTTCTGTGCGCTTATGCAATAGACGCTCAGTACGGGTTTGTCTATGTGCGGCATGAGTATCCGCTTGCGGTTGTCCACCTTAAACTTGCTATAAAACAAGCCGAGGAGATGGGTGTGCTCGGTAACAATATACTGGGAAGTAATTTCAGCTTTACGCTTGATGTAAGAGAGGGCGCCGGGGCTTTTGTCTGTGGTGAATCAACCGCACTTGTCGCCTCAATGGAGGGTGAGAGAGGTTTCCCTCGTCCGCGTCCTCCAAGACTATCGGATATTGGCGGCGGCGCTTGGGGCTATCCCAGCAACTTAAATAACATTGAGACGTTTGCCTGCGTGCCTCATATAATCGTAAAGGGCGCTGACTGGTTTAAAAGCATAGGGACGGAAAACTCTCCGGGTACAAAGGTGTTTGCATTGACAGGTAAGGTTAAGAACACCGGACTTGTTGAAGTGCCTATGGGAATAACGCTGAGAGAGATAATTTTTGAAATAGGCGGTGGAATTTT
Coding sequences:
- a CDS encoding NAD(P)H-dependent oxidoreductase subunit E codes for the protein MDIENINVKSSIGVIGTIITTSESRRGILIPTLHKMQSENGYLPGDLLRLLSKKLSIPLAEIYSVASFYKQFHFTPRGKNIVRVCTGTACHVRGASKVVHALQDKFNISPGETTEDLKLTLETVGCVGCCGLAPVVTVNEGVVGAVGPKKLKGLIHDIEQEGEDHGKS
- a CDS encoding NADH-quinone oxidoreductase subunit NuoF, which codes for MEKVKSFEAFKNLQLLLKEETFKEDVPRLRTCTGTACMAMGAESVIHKVEDEAAHSGKHVDIVKTGCQGFCQQGPVMKAEPYGYYYKQVRAADAHDIVVTTFSGGFPVRNLLYRDDILSEPKEIMETLPFYKKQMRIALHNNGLIDPRNINHYIAVGGYAALVKALESMTPDQVLEEVDKANLRGRGGAGFPAGKKWKHTKGAKSKIKLVIANGDEGDPGAFMDRSIMEGDPHGLIEGMLLCAYAIDAQYGFVYVRHEYPLAVVHLKLAIKQAEEMGVLGNNILGSNFSFTLDVREGAGAFVCGESTALVASMEGERGFPRPRPPRLSDIGGGAWGYPSNLNNIETFACVPHIIVKGADWFKSIGTENSPGTKVFALTGKVKNTGLVEVPMGITLREIIFEIGGGILDGKKFKAVQTGGPSGGCLPEEYLDLSVDFDSLSKVGSMMGSGGMVVMDEETCVVDVAKFFLSFTKEESCGKCPPCRLGTYQMLEILKKITSGKGEPSDLDFLDEICHKVQRGSLCGLGQSAPNPIVSTLKYFREEYEEHVHDKYCRAKVCSGLGTYTIEHSECFLCGLCKQACAFGAVKETRISYFIDQDMCTKCKACYMACPIGAVKVGKGTAKAARI